AAAGAAAGAAACAGAGAAAACATTATTACCGGTTGTTCCAGAAAAGTATAATACTACATATTTAATATTGGCAAGATTAGCTCTTGTTGCTTGGCTAGCAGATATTTTTACAAAGTTAGTAAATACTTATATTTTTAATGGATCTTTTCTTTCACCCTTTGTAACTTGTCTTATTTTTGGTGTAATAGCAGCTGAAATAGGTATTGTGGATAGACAGCCTTTAAATAAAGCAAATGCTTTTGGCTGGATGATGACAGTTTTAATGGCATTTATTTTTGAAGGTTTAAATAAAGCAACACCAGAGATGTTAAAACAAGTTGCAATTCCTTTACTTGGAATAATTATTATAGGTGTTACAGGTCTATTAATACTTTCTTTTATTACTGGAAAAATTCTTAAAGAATCACCATATATGGCACTACCAATAGCATTAAATGCTTTATATGGTTTTCCACCTAATTTTATACTTACAAATGAGGTTATCAATTCGTTATCTGATGACAAAGAAGAGCTTAAATACCTTTCGCAAATAATGGTTCCTAAAATGTTAATTGGTGGTTTTACATCAGTTACAATTGCTTCAGTTATAATTGGTGGAATATTCTCAAAAATGCTATAAGAAAGAAAAGGAGAAAAAATGGATATAAAAAAAATTACAGAAAAATATAAAGATTACATATTAGAAAAAAGAAGATATTTTCATATGAATCCTGAACCCAGTCTTCATGAATATAATACTTCAAAAGTAGTTCAGGAGGAATTAAAAAAACTAAATATTCCTTATATAGTAGCAGCTAAAACAGGTGTTATAGCTACAATAAAAGGAGAAAAACCTGGAAAAACAGTTCTTTTGAGAGCCGATATGGATGCCTTGGAAGTATGTGAACAAAATGAAGTGTCTTATAAATCACAAAAAGAGGGATTTATGCATGCTTGTGGGCATGATGGACACACGGCTATGCTTTTAGGAGCGGCTCATGTTTTAAATGAAATAAAATCAGAAATAAAGGGAGAAATAAAACTTCTCTTCCAGCCGGCAGAAGAAGTAGCCGCAGGTGCTAAAGCAATGATAGAGGAAACTAAAATTACAGATGTTATAGATGGTGCTTTTGCAATACATCTTTGGCAAGGGGTACCGGTTGGAAAAATATCTTTAGAACCAGGAGCACGTATGGCTGCAGCTGATATGTTTACAGTAAAAATAAAAGGGAAGTCGGGACATGGTTCTATGCCACAAGAAACAATAGATGCAGTTGTTGTTGGTTCTGCACTTGTTATGAATTTACAACATCTTGTGAGTAGAAATACTAACCCTCTGGATACATTGGTTGTAACTGTAGGTAAATTTGAAGCAGGAACAAGAATGAATATTATTGCTGGAGAAGCTATTTTAGAAGGGACTATGAGATCTTTTTCTGACAATGTATGGAAGGCTATTCCGGAACAATTTGAAAGAGTTGTCAATAATACTTGTGCAACTTATGGTGCTACTGCTGAAATTAATTTGGTAAGAGCAACTCCTCCACTTGTAAATGATGAGAAAATATCAGAGATATTGAAAGAATCTGCTACAAAATTATATGGTGATGAGGTGCTTATAAAATATGAAAAGACACCGGGAGGAGAAGATTTTGCATATTTTACTCAAAAAGTACCGGGAGCTTTAGCTTTTGTAGGCATCAGAAATGACGAAAAAGGAATTAATGCACCACATCATAATGAAAGATTTGATATGGACGAGTCAGCTTTGGAAATAGGAACTAATTTATATGTACAGTTTGCTATTGATTTCTTAAATTCATAGACTTAAATTTAAAAATATATAAAAAGGAGCTGTTGCAACTTAGCTATTAAAGTAAAAAATAGTTCATTACTGGCTAAATTTCTTAAAATTTAGATGTAATTCACTTATTTTTTACTTATATTTTCAATAGTTATGTTTGCATCAGCTTCTTTTTCTTTTGAATATTTTAGTTCCTATATATGAAGTTACAGGGACAGAAATTAAAATTCCTATACTTCCACAGATAGATCTCAAAATTTCTGTGGCAATATCTTCATAATTTAAAATTCTAATGATGGGATAGGAAGAGCTTTGTAAATAAACTAATAAAATTGTCAGTATTGAACTGCCAATATATGCTAGAACAAGAGTGTTTACCATAGTTCCAATTATATCGTTTCCTATATTCATAGCAGATTTAAATAAGGTTTTAGTTTTGATATTAGGGTTATGTTCGTATAGTTCATTAATTGATGAGGATATTGAAACAGCGACATCCATAACAGCACCTAAACTTCCTATTATAACTCCGGCAGATATAAGCTCCTTTAAATTTATTTTAGATACTATATTGGCATAACTTAAAATTTCTGCATCAGCATAGCCGGTTAAACGCATAATATTAGCAAAACCATAAGATAAAATACCTGCTATAGCAACACCAACAGTCGTTCCCAGAATGGCAGTGAAAGATTTTTTTGAAAATCCTGTTATAAAAAAAGTTGTAATAATTGTTGAAAATATGCAGGTCAATACAGCAAATAAAATAGGAGAATACCCCTTTGATACAGCAGGAATAAAAACTTTAATTATAAAAATTAATGTAAAAAGTAATGCAATAAGAGATTGGCTACCTTTTTTTTTGGCAACAAAGAGTGTCGTAAGAATAAAGATAGCGAATAAAGTATAAAAAATACCTCTCTTGTCTATATCTGATATGTATATACTTTCAATCGGAGTACTCTCCATTTCTTCTTCTGAGTTTTCAAAATCAAAGCTTTTATACAGTACAACCTTATCTCCAACCTTTGTAGTGAAATTGTATTGTTGTTCAATATAAACGGGAAAATCAAGCTCAACAATTCTTCCTTTTTCTTCACCTTCCAATACTTCAACTTGAAATTTTAAAATCTTATCCACTCCCTCACTTTTCTCACCTTTGGTTTCTGAGATTAAAGATATAACTTTTCCAGAAATATATTCCTCCTCTGAATAAGTTTCTGTAGAGAAGGCTAAACTAAAAATAATAAAAAATAAATATAAAAATTTCTTCATTTTAACTCCATTCGTAATTATAAATTCTGAATACCTTATTTATTATTATACACGAAAAATAAAAAAAGAGAGAAATTTTCTTCTCTCTTCTCAACATTTTTTAATAATTACTTTCTGATTCCTAATTTAGCTATTAACGCTCTGTATCCTTCTAAGTCTTTCTTAGTTAGATAAGTAAGTAATCTTTTTCTTTGACCAACCATTTTTAATAATCCTAATCTTGAATGGAAGTCTTTTTTGTGTGTTCTTAAATGTTCTGTTAAATGATTAATTTTTTCTGTTAAAAGAGCTATTTGTACTTCAGTTGATCCAGTATCAGCTTCAGATTTTCCAAACTCTTTTATAATTTCTGCTTTTGTTCTCATAGCTTTTCCTCCTTAATATTTATGATCTAAGCTAAGTAATACATAAGCCACTTGTAAAACTGAGCCTAAATTCCTAACTATTCTAACAATAAAACCAATAAATGTCAAATTTATTTTATAAGTTTGTTAAGACTTTTAATAAATTTTAAAATTTAAATATTATCATCTGCATTTTGTTCATTTAAAGTTTTGTCTGTCATTAAAGCTTCAAATTCATCTCCCATAATAGTTTCTTTTTCTAAAAGAACTTGAGTTACTTCTTCAAGCTTATCTTTGTTGTCAAGTAATACTTTTAAAGCATTTTGATAACATTCATTTATAATTTTTCTTATTTCATCGTCGACTTCTTTACCAGTCTGTTCTGAATAATATTTTCTTTGGAACATATCTCCATCTTGAGTGCCATCAAGTAGGATAGGACCAAATTTTTCAGTCATACCTAATTTAGTAACCATTAATTGAGCATAGGCAGTAGCTCTTTCAATATCATTACTTGCTCCGGCTGTAATATATTCTTTTCCAAAAATTATCTCTTCAGCAGCTCTTCCACCAAAGAATATAGACATTTCAGTTAAGAAATATTTTTTTGTATACATAGGTTTTTCTTTTATTGGAAGACTCATTGTATAGCCACCAGCCATACCTCTAGGTATCATAGTTATCTTGTGAACCTTAGTTTCTCCACCTAAGACATGATTTACTATTGCATGACCAACTTCATGATAGGCAACTAATCTTTTTTCTTCCTCAGGAATAATTTTAGATCTTTTTTCAGGTCCCATAACAACCTTTTCAGAGGCCTCTTCTAAGTCCGCCATATTGATAGCATCTCTTCCATTTCTAGCAGCTAAAATAGCAGCTTCATTTAAAAGGTTAGCAAGATCAGCCCCAACCATTCCAACAGTTTTCTTTGCAATAATTTTTAAATTTACATCAGCTGCAAATTTTTTATTTTTTGCATGGACCAATAAAATTTCATACCTTCCCTTAACATCAGGTGGATCAACAGTTACCTGTCTATCAAATCTTCCAGGTCTTTTTAATGCTCTATCCAAAACATCCGGCCTATTTGTAGCAGCTAAAACAATTATAGTTTCCTCAGTACCAAAGCCATCCATTTCTACAAGTAATTGATTTAGTGTTTGCTCTCTTTCATCATTTCCGCCACCTTGTCCAGTACCTCTTTTTCTACCGACAGCATCTATTTCATCAATAAACACAATACAAGGAGCATTTTTTCTAGCTTTAGCAAATAAATCTCTAACTCTTGAAGCTCCAACTCCAACAAACATTTCAACAAATTCCGATCCTGACATACTGAAAAAAGGAACTTTCGCTTCACCGGCAACAGCTTTTGCAAGAAGAGTTTTACCCGTTCCCGGATTTCCTAAAAGTAAAACTCCTTTAGGAATTTTAGCACCAATTTTTCTAAATTTTTCAGGTTCTTTTAAAAATTCAACAACTTCTTCAAGCTCATGTTTAGCCTCATCTATACCTGCGACATCATTAAAAGTAACATTTGATATATTTTCACCATTTTCTTTAGCCTTAGATTTCCCCATACTGAAAATTTGAGGTCCTCCGCTACCTTTATTCATTCTGTTTATCATAAAAAATAAAACACCTATAATGAACAGAGTAGGAACCCAAGAAATAAGTAAACTTAATAAAATAGGAGTTTGTTCAGGAGCAACAGACTTTATAACAATTTTATTTTCAGAAATTAAACTAACTAATTGATTGTCATAACCAAGCCTGTCTGTAATAAGTCTAGCTCTAAAACCATCATTACCTTCTGCCTTATCATTAGTAAAAACATCTGCAATAGAAGAACTTGTTTGTTCTTTTTCTTCACCGCTCTCTGATAGCTTTTTAAGCCCATAGACATAGCCATCTTTTTCTTGAACTTCTTTAATTTCACCAGTTTTAAGATTTTCAATAAATTTAGAATATGAAATTTCTTTAACTCGAGCCTGTTGTTTACTCTCAGACATTATAGTAGGAATATACATAACTAAAGTTATTATAAATATAAGCATTAGAAGGCCTTTGAAACTGAATTTGATTTTAAAAGCTTTCCCTACAAGTCTTCTATCATCATCATTTTTATGCTCTTTATTTTCAGATTCGCCTCTATCTTCTCTATCTTCATCTTTTCTATTTTCTTTGTCATCATCATTTTTTTCAGTATTTTCTGGTTCTTTTTCTGGTTTTGAATTTAAATTTTCTTGAGTTTCCTTTTCAGCATCAAGTTCTTTTTTATCAGAATTTTGTTCATTGTATTTAGCCTGCTCATCTTTTAAATTATTTTCATCTTTTTCCAGCTCATTATCTTTTAAGTTATTATTATTCAATCGCTTACCTCCTTCATGGAAAATAAAATTTGTTCATAGTTTTTAGACTTATTTTTTGAAATAGAGCCTTTTTTTACACCGACTATCCAAACAATTTCATTTTCATATAATAAAATAGGGATGTTTTCTCTCGTATCTTTTGGTATTTTCTCATTAATAAAAATATCTTTAACTTTTTTAGTAATAGTCCCTTTAGAAGCTGTTAAAATTATTTTATCTCCTTCCTGTCTATATCTTAGCTTTAATTCAGCATCTAAGGGCAAAGTTAAAATGATATTATTTTTATCTGGTTTATCAATATTTTCTTCATACAATTTAGATTTTACATAATAGTTATTAAATTGAAAATTATCAAAAACTTTAAATATAACTTCAGACTTTACATTCTTATGTTCTTTAACTTTTTTTTCGATGTAAATGTAATTATAGTCTTTTATTAGTTTATGCCTCAAATCTAAATCAATTTTTTTAGTACCATTTTTATTTAAAATACTAAAAATTTCTTCAATTTTTTTTCTATTTACAGAAATATTATTTTCAGTTAAAAACTTACTTAGTAATTGCTTTATATTAAAAGAAGATAAGTTTAATAAAACATCAAGTTTTATCTTATTATCTTCATTTATATAATTTTTAAGTGAAAGAGAATTTTGAATATTATTTTCTCTTATCTCTTCTATTAAAGAGTAAATTTTATCTTTAAATTTACTGTTATACCTCTTTTCAATAAAAGGAATTAAATCAAGTCTAATACTGTTTCTAGTGTATTCGTTTTCAAAATTCGTCTTATCTATTCTATATTGAATTTTATTTTTATTCAAGTAATTTAAAATATCATCTTTATATATTTCAGAAATTGGACGAATAATGTTAAATTTGTTTGAATTTATTCCTTCAAGCCCCTGTAGAGAAGAACCTCTTATTAATTTAAATAAAAAGGTTTCAACTTGATCATCTTTATTATGAGCGGTTGCAATCTTATTTGCAGAAATCAGCTTAGAAATTTCTTTAAAAAATTTATATCGTTCTTCTCTTCCAACCTCTTCAAAAGTTTTTTTATTTTTCTTTGCAATCTCACTTATATTAATTCTTTTATGGAATATTTCAAGTTTATTTTTTTTTGCATATTCACAAGAAAAAAACTCATCAAGATTAGCATCTTCTCCTCGTAGCATATGATTTATATGCACCAGATAAAATTTAAAACTTATTACTTTTTGGAGTTTTAATAGCATTTCAGTTAAAAAAACTGAATCAGGGCCACCAGAAAATCCAACTACAATAATATCGTTTTCTTCAATGAGTCTTTTTTTATTGTTAAATTCCAGAATACTCTTAAATAATTCCATAATATCCAGACCTTTTATTTTTTCTTTTCCTTCTCTTTTAATTGTTGATTTTGAAAGTCTATATGTTCTTTATAAGTTTTGCTAAAAAAATGCTCTCCACCACCTTTAGTTACAAAAAATAGATAGTCTGTTTTAGCTGGATTATATGTAGCCTCCACAGAGCTGACAGTAGGATTGGCTATGGGAGCAGGAGGTAGACCTTTATTTTTATAAGTATTATATGGAGAATCAACTTCCAAATCTTTGTAGTAAATTCTCTTTTTTTCATAGTTAAATACAAAATTAACAGTTGAGTCGGCTGCAAGATACATATTTTTTTCAATTCTATTATAGAATACAGATGCCATAAGAGGTTTTTCATATTCTACAGCAGCTTCTCTTTCAATTATAGATGCGAGGATAAGTTTTTGATAAAACTCTTCTTTATCATTATAATTTTCTTCTGGGAATTTCTTTAAAAATTCTTTTAGGAAAGTTTCTAAAATATATTTCTCCGAAGCCTTTTCAGAAATAAAATAAGTTTCAGGGTAAAAATATCCCTCAAAATTTCCGTTTGGAGTAGGGTAAGGAAAGGAGATTTCCTTTAATGCCTGATAAAAGTTTTCTCTTTTTCCCCTATTTTCAGAAACTAACTTGTCAATTACATTTTTTACTGTTGAGCCCTCAATAATTGTAAACTTAAACATTTTTGATTTTCCACTTTCCAAAATGGAAATAAGTTCCCTTATATTGTAGTTTCCACTTATTTCATAGTACCCAGCCTTTATATTTCTACCACCATTTCTATACTTCAAATATAATTTGAACAATAGGCTATCAGCATTTGGCAAAACAGCTAAAGACTGTTTTAAGCTTTTATTTGAATCAATTTCAAGCACTAAATTATATTTTTCCTTTTTTTCAAATTGTATACCTAAAGCTAAGCTAATAGCTGTTATTAATATAATTAAAAATAAAAAAATTTTTTTCATAATAAAATCCTTTTTATAAGTTTAAATAAAAGAAAATTATCTTTTCTTTGCTTTTTCAATAAGAGGTTTTCTTCCTTTTCTATCTTTAGAAAAAGCCTCTATTACTAATTCCGCTTCTTTAAAAGGAACGGATACAAAGGAAAAGCTTTCATAAACTTCAGCATTCTTTATAGTACTTTGCTTTATTTTAGCTTTTTTTACTATTAAATCAACAAGTTTTTTAGCAGTTATTTTTTCATTTCTACCCATAGCAATAAAAAGTCTGGTTTTCCCAGTTTCTTCCATCTTTACAGGCGAGATTTCATTATAGTTACTTTCATCTAAAATATCACTATATACTGATTTTAAAAGTGCAGCAACTATGTTTTCCGGCTCTTCCATCTTTAGTAATTCATTTGCTAACTTTTTAAAATTATCATAATCATTATCAATTAAAATTTGACTTACATCATCAATTATTCTAAATTTTTTTGCCTGGATAACATCTTTAATATTAGGCAATTTTTCTTTTCTAATCTCTTTTTTGACAGCCTTTTGTATTTGTAATAAACGTCTATACTCTTGAGGAGTTATAAAAGTTATAGCTGTTCCTTCTTTTCCGGCTCTACCGGTTCTTCCTATTCTATGAACATAACTTTCCACTTCTTGAGGAATAGCATAGTTAATAACATGGCTCAAGTCATTTATATCTATTCCTCTGGCAGCCACATCAGTTGCAACCAGTATATTTATTTTTTTTGTCTTAAATCTCTTTAAAGTAACTTCTCTATAATTTTGCCCTATGTCACCATGTAAGCCTTCTGCATCATAACCTCTGTCATTAAGTCTTCCTACGATTTCATTTACATCAGTTTTTGTTCTACAGAAAACTATACCATAAAACTCTTTAGTTAAGTCAATTATTCTGCATAGAGCTTCAAATTTATCTTTTTCAGCCACTTCAAAATAGATTTGTTCTGTTAGATCTGTAGTAAGCTCTCTTGCCTTTACAGCTAAGACTTCATATTCTTTCATATGCTGCTTTGCAATTTTCATTATTTCATCAGGCATTGTTGCCGAGAAAAATAACATTCTCTTATCTTCATTGGTGTAAGAAAGAATTTTTTCAATATCTTCTATAAAGCCCATATTAAGCATTTCATCTGCTTCATCTAAAACAAAATATTTTAAGTTCTGTAATTTTAAAAGTTTTCTCTCGATTAGGTCAATAATTCTTCCCGGAGTTCCTACAACTATATCGACTCCTGTTTTAATAAGTTTTCTTTGAATATCTATTGATTGTCCACCATATACCGGGATTACTTTCATTTTTTTGCTCGTAGCTAGGCTATTCATCTCTTCAGCCACTTGTAATGCTAGCTCTCTTGTAGGTGTCAAAACCAAAGCTTGAATTTGTGTTGTTGCCTCATAAGTTTCTATTATTGGTAAAGCAAAAGCTGCAGTTTTTCCTGTTCCTGTTTGTGCCTGTCCTATTATATCTTTCTTATTATTTAATAAAGCAGGTATAGTAAGTTTTTGAATAGGTGTAGGAGATTCGTAACCTTTTTTTGAAAGAACTTTTAATGTCTTCTCACTTAAACCTAATTCTCTAAACTCTTTTAATTTTTCTAATTGTTCCATTGTTCACTTCCTTATTTTTTATCATCTAATCATTATAACATATAAAATTTAATATTCATATAAAAATAAAAAAGAAAGGGCTTGTATAGAATAGCCCTTTTGATAATAATTATTTAACTACAGTTCGTCCTGTGAGTTTTCCGGTACTGTCAAAATATTCCCAAGTTCCTGTGGGAAGTCCCATCTCATACTGACCTGACATTCTTAGACGACCATTTTTATGATAAGTTTTATAAGGGCCATTTTCTTTTCCTTGAAAATAAATAGCCTCTGAAGATTTTGTTCCATCATTTTCATATAAAATATATTTTCCATGTAATTTTCCCATTTCCCAATTTATTATAGATTTTATATTTCCGTTGCTATAAAAAGTTATCCATTTTCCATTTGCTCTTCCATCTATAAAATAAAATCTATCCTTCTTTGAGATTGCTTTTCCGGTATAAAGTTCATCATTTAGATAATATACAGCACTTTTTACTTTTAGCTCACTTCTATTGACTTCTTTTATATTAGAATTTGTATTAGAAAAAGAATTAGATATAAATAGTAAGTTTAAAATTAATATAAATAAAATTTTTTTCAAGATATCACCACTTTTCATATTTTACTAAACTAATATTACCATATCTTTTTTAAAGAATATAGAGAAATTTTTAAAATTTTAAATTTGCCTTGAAAATAAGTATTTAAAGTGCTATTATCTACTTAGTTTAATAATTAGGGAGGAATTTTATGAGTTTTAAATGTGTAAAGAAATTTGAAAATAGTTATGATAGATATGTAGTTCTTACATCATCAGATAAAATTATATTACCGGATTATATTAAAAAAGAAAATAAAAAATTTATAGAAGATGTTATCAAAAAAAATGATTTTAAAGCTAAATCTTCAGAAAAAATTGAGATAACATTGCAACAAGATAAAAAAGTTATGAATTTAATTTTAATAGGTCTGGGAGAGAAAAAAGCTCTAAA
The sequence above is drawn from the Fusobacterium russii ATCC 25533 genome and encodes:
- the ftsH gene encoding ATP-dependent zinc metalloprotease FtsH, whose protein sequence is MNNNNLKDNELEKDENNLKDEQAKYNEQNSDKKELDAEKETQENLNSKPEKEPENTEKNDDDKENRKDEDREDRGESENKEHKNDDDRRLVGKAFKIKFSFKGLLMLIFIITLVMYIPTIMSESKQQARVKEISYSKFIENLKTGEIKEVQEKDGYVYGLKKLSESGEEKEQTSSSIADVFTNDKAEGNDGFRARLITDRLGYDNQLVSLISENKIVIKSVAPEQTPILLSLLISWVPTLFIIGVLFFMINRMNKGSGGPQIFSMGKSKAKENGENISNVTFNDVAGIDEAKHELEEVVEFLKEPEKFRKIGAKIPKGVLLLGNPGTGKTLLAKAVAGEAKVPFFSMSGSEFVEMFVGVGASRVRDLFAKARKNAPCIVFIDEIDAVGRKRGTGQGGGNDEREQTLNQLLVEMDGFGTEETIIVLAATNRPDVLDRALKRPGRFDRQVTVDPPDVKGRYEILLVHAKNKKFAADVNLKIIAKKTVGMVGADLANLLNEAAILAARNGRDAINMADLEEASEKVVMGPEKRSKIIPEEEKRLVAYHEVGHAIVNHVLGGETKVHKITMIPRGMAGGYTMSLPIKEKPMYTKKYFLTEMSIFFGGRAAEEIIFGKEYITAGASNDIERATAYAQLMVTKLGMTEKFGPILLDGTQDGDMFQRKYYSEQTGKEVDDEIRKIINECYQNALKVLLDNKDKLEEVTQVLLEKETIMGDEFEALMTDKTLNEQNADDNI
- the rpsO gene encoding 30S ribosomal protein S15 — its product is MRTKAEIIKEFGKSEADTGSTEVQIALLTEKINHLTEHLRTHKKDFHSRLGLLKMVGQRKRLLTYLTKKDLEGYRALIAKLGIRK
- a CDS encoding YibE/F family protein codes for the protein MKKFLYLFFIIFSLAFSTETYSEEEYISGKVISLISETKGEKSEGVDKILKFQVEVLEGEEKGRIVELDFPVYIEQQYNFTTKVGDKVVLYKSFDFENSEEEMESTPIESIYISDIDKRGIFYTLFAIFILTTLFVAKKKGSQSLIALLFTLIFIIKVFIPAVSKGYSPILFAVLTCIFSTIITTFFITGFSKKSFTAILGTTVGVAIAGILSYGFANIMRLTGYADAEILSYANIVSKINLKELISAGVIIGSLGAVMDVAVSISSSINELYEHNPNIKTKTLFKSAMNIGNDIIGTMVNTLVLAYIGSSILTILLVYLQSSSYPIIRILNYEDIATEILRSICGSIGILISVPVTSYIGTKIFKRKRS
- the tilS gene encoding tRNA lysidine(34) synthetase TilS, whose translation is MELFKSILEFNNKKRLIEENDIIVVGFSGGPDSVFLTEMLLKLQKVISFKFYLVHINHMLRGEDANLDEFFSCEYAKKNKLEIFHKRINISEIAKKNKKTFEEVGREERYKFFKEISKLISANKIATAHNKDDQVETFLFKLIRGSSLQGLEGINSNKFNIIRPISEIYKDDILNYLNKNKIQYRIDKTNFENEYTRNSIRLDLIPFIEKRYNSKFKDKIYSLIEEIRENNIQNSLSLKNYINEDNKIKLDVLLNLSSFNIKQLLSKFLTENNISVNRKKIEEIFSILNKNGTKKIDLDLRHKLIKDYNYIYIEKKVKEHKNVKSEVIFKVFDNFQFNNYYVKSKLYEENIDKPDKNNIILTLPLDAELKLRYRQEGDKIILTASKGTITKKVKDIFINEKIPKDTRENIPILLYENEIVWIVGVKKGSISKNKSKNYEQILFSMKEVSD
- a CDS encoding DEAD/DEAH box helicase, with protein sequence MEQLEKLKEFRELGLSEKTLKVLSKKGYESPTPIQKLTIPALLNNKKDIIGQAQTGTGKTAAFALPIIETYEATTQIQALVLTPTRELALQVAEEMNSLATSKKMKVIPVYGGQSIDIQRKLIKTGVDIVVGTPGRIIDLIERKLLKLQNLKYFVLDEADEMLNMGFIEDIEKILSYTNEDKRMLFFSATMPDEIMKIAKQHMKEYEVLAVKARELTTDLTEQIYFEVAEKDKFEALCRIIDLTKEFYGIVFCRTKTDVNEIVGRLNDRGYDAEGLHGDIGQNYREVTLKRFKTKKINILVATDVAARGIDINDLSHVINYAIPQEVESYVHRIGRTGRAGKEGTAITFITPQEYRRLLQIQKAVKKEIRKEKLPNIKDVIQAKKFRIIDDVSQILIDNDYDNFKKLANELLKMEEPENIVAALLKSVYSDILDESNYNEISPVKMEETGKTRLFIAMGRNEKITAKKLVDLIVKKAKIKQSTIKNAEVYESFSFVSVPFKEAELVIEAFSKDRKGRKPLIEKAKKR
- a CDS encoding amidohydrolase, with the translated sequence MDIKKITEKYKDYILEKRRYFHMNPEPSLHEYNTSKVVQEELKKLNIPYIVAAKTGVIATIKGEKPGKTVLLRADMDALEVCEQNEVSYKSQKEGFMHACGHDGHTAMLLGAAHVLNEIKSEIKGEIKLLFQPAEEVAAGAKAMIEETKITDVIDGAFAIHLWQGVPVGKISLEPGARMAAADMFTVKIKGKSGHGSMPQETIDAVVVGSALVMNLQHLVSRNTNPLDTLVVTVGKFEAGTRMNIIAGEAILEGTMRSFSDNVWKAIPEQFERVVNNTCATYGATAEINLVRATPPLVNDEKISEILKESATKLYGDEVLIKYEKTPGGEDFAYFTQKVPGALAFVGIRNDEKGINAPHHNERFDMDESALEIGTNLYVQFAIDFLNS
- the mltG gene encoding endolytic transglycosylase MltG, which encodes MKKIFLFLIILITAISLALGIQFEKKEKYNLVLEIDSNKSLKQSLAVLPNADSLLFKLYLKYRNGGRNIKAGYYEISGNYNIRELISILESGKSKMFKFTIIEGSTVKNVIDKLVSENRGKRENFYQALKEISFPYPTPNGNFEGYFYPETYFISEKASEKYILETFLKEFLKKFPEENYNDKEEFYQKLILASIIEREAAVEYEKPLMASVFYNRIEKNMYLAADSTVNFVFNYEKKRIYYKDLEVDSPYNTYKNKGLPPAPIANPTVSSVEATYNPAKTDYLFFVTKGGGEHFFSKTYKEHIDFQNQQLKEKEKKK
- a CDS encoding toxin-antitoxin system YwqK family antitoxin — translated: MKKILFILILNLLFISNSFSNTNSNIKEVNRSELKVKSAVYYLNDELYTGKAISKKDRFYFIDGRANGKWITFYSNGNIKSIINWEMGKLHGKYILYENDGTKSSEAIYFQGKENGPYKTYHKNGRLRMSGQYEMGLPTGTWEYFDSTGKLTGRTVVK